One region of Eleutherodactylus coqui strain aEleCoq1 chromosome 5, aEleCoq1.hap1, whole genome shotgun sequence genomic DNA includes:
- the LOC136627151 gene encoding oocyte zinc finger protein XlCOF29-like, with translation MEKDRKKMVKCMLNLTMEILFELTGEDYTVLKKTSSDGCRAPVCDGQSRPLSPTTGTSPHLLRHRDINVQKILELTNKMIELLTGEI, from the exons atggagaaggacagaaagaaGATGGTGAAATGTATGTTAAATCTCACCATGGAGATACTCTTcgagcttactggagag gattacacagtattgAAGAAGacatctagtgatggctgtcgggcccctgtgtgcgATGGACAGAGtagacccctgagcccaaccaCGGGGACCTCACCTCACCTTCTGAGACATagggacatcaatgtacagaagattctagaactcaccaacaagatgattgagctgctgactggagag atttaa